Proteins encoded in a region of the Prochlorococcus marinus CUG1416 genome:
- a CDS encoding DUF3593 domain-containing protein, with the protein MNDFFLMFLEKLATLDNTVLFAASIIPYSIFLFYLYKLKSINRFVKTGFSLTVFFVFITILLSILSLTYYDKTLVEVDLLHGSAEFFLTLSDFVILFGFLKILNNLEVNNS; encoded by the coding sequence ATGAATGATTTTTTCTTAATGTTTTTAGAGAAATTAGCGACTTTAGATAATACAGTATTATTTGCTGCTTCAATTATTCCATATTCAATCTTTTTGTTTTACTTATATAAACTCAAATCAATTAATAGATTTGTAAAGACAGGCTTTTCCTTGACAGTTTTCTTTGTATTTATAACTATATTATTATCTATTTTATCATTAACATATTATGATAAAACACTTGTTGAAGTTGACCTACTTCATGGTTCAGCTGAGTTTTTCCTAACCCTAAGTGATTTTGTTATATTATTTGGTTTCTTAAAGATATTAAATAATTTAGAAGTAAACAACTCTTAA
- a CDS encoding peroxiredoxin: MRNLVLCLSISFFLLINFNSALAFDFAPEVGDLAPDFHLEGFNKKIKTKTMWELSDFQGKWLVIYFYPKDFTVGCTIEAKGFSELKNDFSKYNAEIVGISADNQDSHESFCREKSINYTLLSDPNGIISDKYGSWIPPFSDRNTFLISPEGKISYRWISVLPINHAKEVLNVLKKKR, from the coding sequence ATGAGAAATTTAGTTTTATGTCTATCTATATCATTTTTTCTTTTAATTAATTTTAATTCAGCATTAGCCTTTGACTTTGCTCCTGAAGTTGGAGACTTGGCTCCAGACTTTCATTTAGAAGGTTTTAATAAAAAAATAAAAACAAAAACAATGTGGGAATTAAGTGATTTCCAAGGTAAATGGCTTGTTATCTATTTTTATCCCAAGGATTTTACAGTAGGTTGCACTATTGAAGCTAAAGGGTTTTCAGAATTAAAAAATGATTTTTCAAAATATAATGCAGAAATTGTTGGCATAAGTGCTGATAATCAAGATTCTCATGAAAGTTTCTGCCGTGAGAAATCTATAAACTATACTTTATTATCTGATCCAAATGGAATCATTAGTGATAAATATGGTTCCTGGATACCTCCATTCTCAGATAGAAATACTTTTTTGATCTCTCCAGAAGGTAAAATCTCTTATAGATGGATAAGTGTCCTACCCATAAATCATGCTAAGGAAGTCCTTAACGTATTAAAGAAAAAAAGGTAA
- the rpmB gene encoding 50S ribosomal protein L28, which yields MSRVCELTGAKANNGMAVSHSHIRTKKLQQVNLQKRRLWWEEGKKWVNIKISTKALKSIQKVGLDKFAKSNGVDLKKF from the coding sequence ATGTCAAGAGTTTGCGAACTGACTGGTGCAAAAGCTAATAACGGAATGGCCGTGAGTCACTCACATATTCGTACAAAGAAATTACAACAAGTTAATCTTCAAAAAAGAAGACTTTGGTGGGAGGAAGGAAAAAAATGGGTAAATATAAAAATTAGTACTAAAGCTCTCAAATCAATTCAAAAAGTAGGTTTAGATAAATTTGCTAAATCAAATGGAGTTGATTTAAAGAAATTCTAA
- the dxs gene encoding 1-deoxy-D-xylulose-5-phosphate synthase, translated as MLLSELSHPNELHGLTVAQLEEIACQIRERHLQVVSTSGGHLGPGLGVVELTLALYQTLDLDFDKVVWDVGHQGYPHKLITGRFTEFDSLRQQNGVAGYLKRTENKFDHFGAGHASTSISAALGMAIARDRKGENHKCVAVIGDGALTGGMALEAINHAGHLPNTPFVVVLNDNDMSISPPVGALSSYLNKVRLSPPLQFLSDSVQESVKNIPLIGKDIPEELKNIKGSVRRLAVPKVGAVFEELGFTYMGPIDGHNIGNLINTFNAAHRLKKPVLVHVVTTKGKGYPYAEADQVGYHAQSAFDLTTGKSIPSNKPKPVSYSKIFGQTLLKICEQDSKVIGITAAMATGTGLDILQKNIPDQYVDVGIAEQHAVTLAAGMSCDGLKPVVAIYSTFLQRAFDQLIHDVGIQNLPVSFVLDRAGIVGADGPTHQGQYDISYMRSIPNFVLMAPKDESELQRMLITSINHKGPTALRIPRGSGLGVAVMDEGWEPINIGEGEILEEGNDILIIAYGSMVASAIETSKILKDMKINACIVNARFVKPLDQKLIVPLASRIKKVVTMEEGTLIGGFGSAIVELFNDNEVNIPVYRIGIPDVLVDHASPDQSKKKLGLMPDQMADKIIEKFKLNN; from the coding sequence ATGCTTTTAAGTGAGTTAAGTCATCCGAATGAACTACATGGCTTAACAGTTGCACAATTAGAGGAAATTGCTTGTCAAATTAGGGAAAGACATCTTCAAGTAGTATCCACCAGTGGTGGACATCTTGGTCCTGGATTAGGCGTTGTTGAGTTGACATTGGCTTTATATCAAACTCTTGATCTTGATTTTGATAAAGTTGTTTGGGATGTTGGTCATCAAGGTTATCCTCATAAATTAATAACAGGTCGTTTCACTGAATTTGATTCTCTTAGACAACAAAATGGCGTAGCAGGTTATCTGAAAAGAACTGAAAATAAATTTGACCATTTTGGTGCAGGTCATGCAAGTACATCTATTTCAGCAGCATTAGGAATGGCTATAGCAAGAGATAGAAAAGGAGAAAATCATAAATGTGTAGCTGTAATTGGAGATGGAGCATTAACTGGTGGAATGGCTTTAGAAGCCATAAATCATGCTGGTCACCTACCAAATACACCCTTTGTTGTAGTACTAAATGATAATGATATGTCTATATCTCCTCCAGTTGGGGCTCTTTCATCTTATTTAAATAAGGTTAGACTTAGTCCCCCATTACAATTTTTATCAGATAGTGTACAAGAAAGTGTGAAAAATATTCCGTTAATTGGTAAGGATATACCAGAAGAATTAAAAAATATTAAAGGAAGTGTGCGACGTTTAGCTGTGCCTAAAGTTGGAGCTGTTTTTGAAGAACTTGGGTTTACATATATGGGTCCAATTGACGGTCATAATATTGGAAATTTAATTAATACATTTAATGCTGCTCATAGACTAAAAAAACCTGTGCTAGTTCATGTTGTTACAACGAAAGGTAAGGGTTACCCATATGCAGAAGCTGATCAAGTTGGGTATCATGCCCAGTCTGCATTTGATCTTACGACTGGAAAATCTATTCCATCTAATAAACCAAAGCCTGTTAGTTACAGTAAAATTTTTGGTCAAACCTTATTAAAAATTTGTGAGCAGGATAGTAAAGTTATTGGTATTACTGCAGCAATGGCTACTGGCACCGGATTAGATATTCTGCAAAAAAATATCCCAGATCAATATGTCGATGTAGGAATAGCTGAGCAACATGCGGTTACTCTTGCAGCTGGAATGTCCTGCGATGGTCTTAAGCCAGTTGTAGCTATTTACAGCACTTTCCTTCAACGTGCCTTTGATCAACTAATTCATGATGTAGGGATACAAAATTTACCTGTTTCATTCGTACTTGATAGAGCTGGAATAGTTGGTGCAGATGGTCCTACCCATCAAGGTCAGTACGATATCAGTTATATGAGATCCATACCTAATTTTGTCTTAATGGCTCCAAAAGACGAGTCCGAATTACAGAGAATGTTAATAACATCAATTAATCATAAAGGACCTACCGCTCTTAGAATACCTAGAGGTTCTGGATTAGGCGTAGCTGTAATGGATGAGGGTTGGGAACCAATTAATATAGGTGAAGGTGAAATACTAGAAGAGGGTAATGATATTTTAATTATTGCTTATGGTTCTATGGTCGCTTCAGCAATTGAGACATCAAAGATCTTAAAGGATATGAAAATTAATGCATGTATTGTAAATGCAAGATTTGTAAAACCTCTCGATCAAAAACTGATTGTTCCTCTAGCAAGTAGAATCAAAAAAGTAGTAACTATGGAAGAAGGGACATTAATTGGTGGGTTTGGTTCAGCTATCGTTGAATTATTTAACGATAATGAAGTAAATATTCCTGTATACAGGATTGGTATACCTGATGTTTTAGTTGATCATGCATCACCTGATCAGAGTAAGAAAAAATTAGGTCTTATGCCTGATCAGATGGCAGATAAAATTATTGAGAAATTCAAATTAAATAATTAA
- the psaK gene encoding photosystem I reaction center subunit PsaK: protein MLTTLFAAADPATFSWSPKCAMIMITCNGIAYAIARANIQKPNEGFEIPNSTFYGGLSHASVVGANCLGHIFGIGAILGLASRGVL, encoded by the coding sequence ATGCTTACTACATTATTTGCAGCTGCTGATCCAGCAACATTTTCTTGGTCTCCCAAATGTGCCATGATAATGATTACATGTAATGGTATTGCTTATGCAATAGCAAGAGCAAATATTCAAAAACCTAATGAAGGTTTTGAAATACCTAATTCAACATTTTATGGTGGTTTAAGTCACGCCTCAGTTGTTGGAGCTAATTGCTTAGGTCACATATTTGGAATTGGTGCGATACTTGGATTAGCATCACGTGGTGTTTTATAG
- a CDS encoding DUF2499 domain-containing protein: protein MHELSFGTWLIHISSVVEWIYAIFIIKKISNFEKYKTFFWLSLAMIPNLISAMCAITWHIFDNQESLYGLVTLQGILTFIGNSTLAIATIVIYKTSFTYE, encoded by the coding sequence TTGCACGAACTATCATTTGGAACATGGTTAATACATATTTCATCAGTAGTTGAATGGATTTATGCAATATTTATAATTAAAAAAATAAGTAATTTTGAAAAATACAAAACTTTTTTTTGGTTAAGCCTAGCTATGATTCCAAATTTAATTAGTGCCATGTGCGCAATTACCTGGCATATTTTTGATAATCAGGAATCTTTGTATGGTTTAGTAACTCTTCAAGGAATATTGACTTTTATAGGTAACTCAACATTAGCGATAGCAACCATTGTTATATACAAAACGTCTTTTACTTATGAATGA